One window of Haemorhous mexicanus isolate bHaeMex1 chromosome 16, bHaeMex1.pri, whole genome shotgun sequence genomic DNA carries:
- the LOC132334769 gene encoding olfactory receptor 14A16-like — MSNNSSISHFLLLALADTRQLQLLHFCLLLGISLAALLGNGLIISAVACGHHLHTPMFFFLLNLALTDLGSICTTVPKAMHNSLWDTRNISYSGCAAQLFFFMFFISAEFSLLTIMCYDRYVSICKPLHHGTLLGSRACAHMAAAAWASAFLYSLMHTANTFSLPLCHGNVLGQFFCEIPQILKLSCSKSNLRELGLIAVSACLAFGCFVFIFFSYVQIFRAVLRIPSEQGQHKAFSTCLPHLAVVCLFISTGTFTYLKPPSKLSPSLDLALSALYSVVPPALNPLIYSLRNQELKAAVWRLITGRFQKQ; from the coding sequence ATGTCCAACaacagctccatcagccacttcctcctgctggccttggcagacacgcggcagctgcagctcctgcacttctgcctcttgctgggcatctccctggctgccctcctgggcaacggcctcatcatcagcgccgtagcctgcggccaccacctgcacacgcccatgttcttcttcctgctcaacctggccctcactgacctgggctccatctgcaccactgtgcccaaagccatgcacaattccctctgggacaccaggaacatctcctactcaggatgtgctgcccagctctttttctttatgttctttatctcagcagagttttccctcctgaccatcatgtgctacgaccgctacgtgtccatctgcaaacccctgcaccacgggaccctcctgggcagcagagcttgtgcccacatggcagcagctgcctgggccagtgcctttctttATTCACTGATGCACAcggccaatacattttccctgcccctgtgccatggcaatgtcctgggccagttcttctgtgaaatcccccagatcctcaagctctcctgctccaaatccAACCTCAGGGAACTTGGACTCATTGCAGTTAGTGCCTGTTTAGcatttggttgttttgtgttcatttttttctcctatgtgcagatcttcagggctgtgctgaggatcccctctgagcagggacagcacaaagccttttccacctgcctccctcacctggccgtGGTCTGTCTGTTCATCAGTACTGGCACATTTACCTATCTGAAGCCCCCCTCCAAgttgtccccatccctggatctggccctgtcaGCTCTTTACtcagtggtgcctccagccctgaaccccctcatctacagcctgaggaaccaggagctcaaggctgcagtgtggagactGATCACTGGACGGTTTCAGAAACAATGA